A window from Salvelinus sp. IW2-2015 linkage group LG5, ASM291031v2, whole genome shotgun sequence encodes these proteins:
- the casr gene encoding extracellular calcium-sensing receptor has product MRFYLYYLVLLGFSSVISTYGPHQRAQKTGDILLGGLFPMHFGVTSKDQDLAARPESTECVRYNFRGFRWLQAMIFAIEEINNSSTLLPNITLGYRIFDTCNTVSKALEATLSFVAQNKIDSLNLDEFCNCTDHIPSTIAVVGASGSAVSTAVANLLGLFYIPQISYASSSRLLSNKNQFKSFMRTIPTDEHQATAMADIIDYFQWNWVIAVASDDEYGRPGIEKFEKEMEERDLCIHLSELISQYFEEWQIQGLVDRIENSSAKVIVVFASGPDIEPLIKEMVRRNITDRIWLASEAWATTSLIAKPEYLDVVVGTIGFALRAGEIPGFKDFLQEVTPKKSSHNEFVREFWEETFNCYLEDSQRLRDSENGSTSFRPLCTGEEDIMGAETPYLDYTHLRISYNVYVAVHSIAQALQDILTCIPGRGLFSNNSCADIKKIEAWQVLKQLRHLNFSNSMGEKVHFDENADPSGNYTIINWHRSPEDGSVVFEEVGFYNMRAKRGVQLFIDNTKILWNGYNTEVPFSNCSEDCEPGTRKGIIESMPTCCFECTECSEGEYSDHKDASVCTKCPNDSWSNENHTSCFLKEIEFLSWTEPFGIALALCSVLGVFLTAFVMGVFIRFRNTPIVKATNRELSYLLLFSLICCFSSSLIFIGEPQDWTCRLRQPAFGISFVLCISCILVKTNRVLLVFEAKIPTSLHRKWWGLNLQFLLVFLFTFVQVMICVVWLYNAPPASYRNHDIDEIIFITCNEGSMMALGFLIGYTCLLAAICFFFAFKSRKLPENFTEAKFITFSMLIFFIVWISFIPAYFSTYGKFVSAVEVIAILASSFGLLACIFFNKVYIILFKPSRNTIEEVRCSTAAHSFKVAAKATLRHSSASRKRSSSVGGSCASTPSSSISLKTNDNDSPSGQQRIHKPRVSFGSGTVTLSLSFEESRKNSMK; this is encoded by the exons ATGAGATTTTACCTGTATTACCTGGTGCTTTTGGGCTTCAgttctgtcatctccacctaTGGGCCTCATCAGAGAGCACAGAAGACTGGGGATATTCTGCTGGGCGGGCTGTTTCCAATGCACTTTGGTGTTACCTCCAAAGACCAAGACCTGGCAGCGCGGCCAGAATCCACAGAGTGTGTACG GTACAATTTCCGGGGATTCCGTTGGCTTCAGGCCATGATTTTTGCAATAGAGGAGATCAACAACAGCAGTACTCTCCTGCCCAACATCACACTGGGCTACAGGATCTTTGACACCTGCAACACCGTGTCCAAGGCCCTGGAGGCTACCCTCAGTTTCGTAGCACAGAATAAGATTGACTCTCTGAACTTGGATGAATTCTGTAACTGCACAGATCACATCCCATCGACTATAGCAGTGGTGGGGGCTTCTGGGTCAGCAGTCTCCACTGCTGTTGCCAATCTGTTGGGCCTCTTCTACATCCCACAG ATCAGCTATGCCTCTTCCAGTCGCCTGCTGAGCAACAAGAACCAGTTCAAATCCTTCATGAGGACCATTCCCACAGATGAGCACCAGGCCACTGCCATGGCAGATATCATCGACTACTTCCAATGGAATTGGGTCATTGCAGTGGCGTCTGATGATGAGTATGGACGTCCAGGGATTGAAAAAtttgagaaagagatggaagaaCGAGACCTTTGTATCCATCTGAGTGAGctgatctctcagtactttgagGAGTGGCAGATCCAAGGATTGGTTGACCGTATTGAGAACTCCTCAGCTAAAGTTATTGTCGTTTTCGCCAGTGGGCCTGACATTGAGCCTCTTATCAAAGAGATGGTCAGACGGAACATCACCGACCGCATCTGGTTGGCCAGCGAGGCTTGGGCAACTACCTCCCTCATCGCCAAACCAGAGTACCTTGATGTTGTAGTTGGGACCATTGGCTTTGCGCTCAGAGCAGGCGAAATACCTGGCTTCAAGGACTTCTTACAAgaggtcacgccaaagaaatccAGCCACAATGAGTTTGTCAGGGAGTTTTGGGAGGAGACTTTTAACTGCTATCTGGAAGACAGCCAGAGATTGAGAGACAGTGAGAATGGGAGCACCAGTTTCAGACCATTGTGTACTGGCGAGGAGGACATTATGGGTGCAGAGACCCCATATCTGGATTACACTCATCTTCGTATTTCCTATAATGTGTATGTTGCAGTTCACTCCATTGCACAGGCCCTGCAGGACATTCTCACCTGCATTCCTGGACGGGGTCTTTTTTCTAACAACTCATGTGCAGATATAAAGAAAATAGAAGCATGGCAG GTTCTCAAGCAGCTCAGACATTTAAACTTCTCAAACAGTATGGGAGAAAAGGTACATTTTGATGAGAATGCTGATCCGTCAGGAAACTACACCATTATCAATTGGCACCGGTCTCCTGAGGATGGTTCAGTTGTGTTTGAAGAGGTCGGCTTCTACAACATGCGAGCTAAGAGAGGAGTACAACTTTTCATTGATAACACAAAGATTCTGTGGAATGGATATAATACTGAG GTGCCATTCTCTAACTGTAGTGAAGATTGTGAACCAGGCACCAGAAAGGGGATCATAGAAAGCATGCCAACGTGTTGCTTTGAATGTACAGAATGCTCAGAAGGAGAGTATAGTGATCACAAAG ACGCCAGTGTTTGTACCAAGTGTCCCAATGACTCATGGTCTAATGAGAACCACACATCCTGTTTCCTGAAGGAGATAGAGTTTCTGTCTTGGACAGAGCCCTTTGGGATCGCCTTGGCATTATGCTCTGTGCTGGGGGTATTCTTGACAGCATTCGTGATGGGAGTGTTTATCAGATTTCGCAACACCCCAATTGTTAAGGCCACAAACAGAGAGCTATCCTAcctcctcctgttctcactcatctGCTGTTTCTCCAGCTCCCTCATATTCATTGGTGAACCCCAGGACTGGACATGCCGTCTACGCCAGCCTGCATTCGGGATAAGTTTTGTTCTCTGCATCTCCTGCATCCTGGTCAAAACTAACCGAGTACTTCTAGTGTTCGAAGCCAAGATCCCCACCAGTCTCCATCGTAAGTGGTGGGGGCTAAACTTGCAGTTCCTGTTGGTGTTCCTGTTCACATTTGTGCAAGTGATGATATGTGTGGTCTGGCTTTACAATGCTCCTCCGGCGAGCTACAGGAACCATGACATTGATGAGATAATTTTCATTACATGCAATGAGGGCTCTATGATGGCGCTCGGCTTCCTAATTGGGTACACATGCCTGCTGGCAGCCATATGCTTCTTCTTTGCATTTAAATCACGAAAACTGCCAGAGAACTTTACCGAGGCTAAGTTCATCACCTTCAGCATGCTCATCTTCTTCATCGTCTGGATTTCTTTCATCCCTGCCTACTTCAGCACTTATGGAAAGTTTGTGTCGGCTGTGGAGGTCATCGCCATACTAGCCTCCAGCTTTGGACTGCTGGCCTGTattttcttcaataaagtctacATCATCCTCTTCAAACCGTCCAGGAACACTATAGAGGAGGTTCGCTGTAGCACTGCGGCCCATTCTTTCAAAGTGGCAGCCAAGGCCACTCTGAGACACAGCTCAGCCTCCAGGAAGAGGTCCAGCAGTGTGGGGGGATCCTGCGCCTCAACTCCCTCCTCATCCATCAGCCTCAAGACCAATGACAATGACTCCCCATCAGGTCAGCAGAGAATCCATAAGCCAAGAGTAAGCTTTGGAAGTGGAACAGTTACTCTGTCCTTGAGCTTTGAGGAGTCCAGAAAGAATTCTATGAAGTAG
- the LOC111964322 gene encoding uncharacterized protein: MHMYARWRMGSHSISWSDNRPLSTPMPLPHFVLFAQKRMEGGWMKKCISFGADGASVNMGHRGGVIAHLQREAGEHIIPIHCMPHRLELAILTIQKKEPKVSVVYDLLNLIWKTYHFSGQSKRELCVLGQELGVDICTLSSVKGPRWIPHVHRAFKLFLWHGQNKDLATDEGQYSVVLQHTEHLAVASTTAEVQGRAKKTCLRSYPQLASPCKGMA, translated from the exons ATGCATATGTACGCCCGttggaggatgggaagccattCAATCTCCTGGTCGGACAACAGACCCTTGAGCACTCCCATGCCATTG CCACATTTCGTGCTGTTTGCCCAGAAGAGGATGGAGGGTGGATGGATGAAGAAGTGCATCTCCTTCGGAGCAGATGGTGCCTCCGTGAACATGGGCCACCGTGGGGGAGTGATTGCCCACctgcagagagaggcaggggagcaTATAATCCCAATCCACTGTATGCCACATAG ACTTGAGCTGGCAATACTGACCATTCAGAAGAAAGAGCCAAAGGTGTCTGTCGTGTACGATCTTCTGAATCTGATATGGAAGACGTATCACTTCAGCGGACAATCCAAACGAGAGCTCTGTGTTCTCGGGCAAGAGCTCGGTGTGGATATTTGCACACTGTCTAGCGTCAAGGGACCTCGCTGGATCCCCCATGTCCACAGAGCCTTCAAACTGTTTCTATGGCATGGACAAAACAAGGACCTTGCCACTGACGAAGGCCAGTACTCCGTTGTTCTGCAGCACACGGAGCACCTGGCTGTAGCATCAACAACAGCGGAAGTTCAAGGGCGGgcaaagaag ACATGTTTGAGGAGCTATCCTCAGTTAGCCTCACCCTGCAAAGGAATGGCCTAA